ACGATCCGCGACAGCGCCGAGTCCGACCACATCGTCACGTCGGCGACGCCGGCGAGCGCGGTGGTGAGCGTGCCGTGCCGGTCGCCGACGACCAGGATCGCCGCCGCACCCGCGTGCCGCTCGGCGGCCTCCGCCAGCAGGTAGCGGTCCGCGGCGTCGTACGCGAGGAGCGGCTCGGGGTCGCGCGATGGGTACCGTGCAAGGGAGATCTCGCCGTACGGCGTGCTCAGCTGATCCATAAGGACACCCAGCATGCCAGGAGAGGACGCCATGGCCGACCGCAGCATCCGCCGGCTCGAGGACTCCATCGAGCGGGACCTGTCCGGGCTGAGCTACGGCGGCTACCTCGCGCTCGACGAGCTGCTCGGCGCGCAGCGGCCGCTCACCGACCACCACGACGAGATGCTGTTCATCATCCAGCACCAGACCAGCGAGCTGTGGATGAAGCTGGCGATCCACGAGCTGCGGGCCGCGATCCGGTTCGTCGCCGCCGACGACCTCGGGCCGGCGCTGAAGTGCCTGGCCCGCGTGAAGCACATCCAGCAGCAGCTGACCAGCCAGTGGTCGGTGCTGGCCACCCTGACCCCGCCGGAGTACGCGAAGTTCCGCGGCGCCCTCGGCAAGGCCTCGGGCTTCCAGTCCGTGCAGTACCGGCTGCTGGAGTTCCTGCTCGGCAACAAGAACGCCGCCATGATCGAGGTGTTCCGGCACGACCCGGCGGCCCAGGCGACGCTGCAGGCGGCGCTCGACGCGCCGTCGCTGTACGACGAGTTCCTGCGCCACCTCGCTCGGCGCGGCTATCCGGTGCCGGCGGAGGTGGTCGAACGCGACTGGGCCGAGCCGTACGTCGAGCACCCGGGCGTCGTCGACGTCCTCGCGCAGGTGTACACCGACCCCGGCGCGCACTGGGCCGTGTACGAGACCTGCGAGGAGCTCGTGGACGTCGAGGACTCCTTCCAGATGTGGCGCTTCCGGCACCTGAAGACCGTCGAGCGGATCATCGGGCACAAGGCCGGCACCGGCGGCTCGTCCGGCGTGTCGTTCCTGCGGCGCGCGCTCGACCTCACCTTCTTCCCGGAGCTGTACACCGTCCGGACTGAGATATAGACCCCGGTGGCGCGGCCGGGCCGCGGGCCCGCTGACCGGTAGGCTGGCGGTCATGTGTGGAATCGTCGGGTACGTCGGCAACAGGCAGGCTCAGGACGTCGTCATGGAGGGCCTGCGCAGGCTGGAGTACCGCGGCTACGACTCCGCCGGCATCGCCGTGGTGAGCGGTGGCGCGCTGCACGTGCGCAAGAAGTCCGGCAAGCTCGCCAACCTCACCGCGCTGCTCGGCGACGAGCCGCTGCCGGAGGCCACCAGCGGCATGGGGCACACCCGGTGGGCGACGCACGGGCCGCCCAACGACCGCAACGCGCACCCGCACGTGTCGTACGTCGGCAAGGTCGCCGTCGTGCACAACGGCATCATCGAGAACTTCGCGGCGCTGCGGGCCGGGCTCGAGGAGCGCGGCATCGAGATGGGCTCCGACACCGACACCGAGGTCGTCGCGCACCTCGTGCAGGACGCGTTCGAGACCGTCCCCGCCGACAGCGCGAGCCGGCTGCGGGAGGCCGTGCGCGCGGTCTGCAATCAGCTCGAGGGCGCGTTCACGCTGGTGATCTGCCACGCCGACGAGCCGGACACGGTGATCGGCGCGCGCCGCAACTCCCCGCTGGTCGCGGGCCTCGGCGACGGCGAATACTTCCTGGGCTCCGACGTCTCGGCGTTCATCGCGCACACCCGCGAGGCCATCGAGCTCGGGCAGGACCAGATCTGCGAGATCAACCGGGACCGCGGCGTCACCGTCGTCGGCTTCGACGGCGTCGAGGCGCAGCTCTCGCACTACACGATCGACTGGGACGACGCCGCCGCCGAGAAGGGCGGCTACGACTGGTTCATGCTCAAGGAGATCGCCGAGCAGCCCGCCGTCGTCGCGGACACCCTGCGCGGCCGGCTCACCGAGTCCGGCCAGATCGTCCTCGACGAGGTGCGGCTGTCCGACCAGGACTTCCGCGACGTCACCAAGATCTTCATCATCGCCTGCGGCACCTCGTCGTACGCCGGAATGATCGCCAAGTACGCGATCGAGCACTGGACCCGCATCCCGTGCGAGGTCGAGCTGGCCAGCGAGTTCCGCTACCGCGACCCGGTGCTCGACCGCTCGACGCTGGTGATCGCCATCAGCCAGTCCGGCGAGACCATGGACACCCTGATGGCGCTGCGGCACGCCAAGGCGCAGCACGCCCGCATCCTGGCCATCTGCAACACCATCGGCTCGACGATCCCGCGCGAGTCGGACGCCGTGCTGTACACCCGCGCCGGCGTCGAGATCGCGGTCGCCTCGACGAAGGCGTTCCTCGCGCAGATCGTCGCCTGCTACCTGATCGCGCTGCACCTGGCCAGCGTGCGCGGCACGAAGTGGGGCGACGAGGTGGCGGTCGTCGTCGACCAGCTGCGCTCGATGCCCGAGGCGGTCGATCGGGTGCTCGACACGATGGAGCCGGTGCGCGAGCTCGCGCGCGCCGAGCTGGCCGACCAGTCGCAGGTGCTGTTCCTCGGCCGCCACGTCGGGTTCCCGGTGGCGCTCGAGGGCGCGCTGAAGCTCAAGGAACTCGCCTACATGCACGCGGAGGGCTTCGCCGCCGGCGAGCTCAAGCACGGACCGATCGCGCTGATCAGCGACGGCACACCGGTCATCGTCGTGTGCCCTTCGCCGCGCGGCCGCGACTCGCTGCACGGCAAGGTCATCTCCAACATCCAGGAGGTGCGCGCCCGCGGCGCCAAGACGATCGTGATCGCCGAGGAGGGCGACGAGGAGGTCACCCCGTTCGCCGACCACGTCATCCGGGTGCCGAGCTGCCCGACGCTGCTGGCGCCGCTGGTGACGGCCGTACCGCTGCAGGTGCTCGCCTGCGAGGTGGCGGCGGCCAAGGGGCTGGACGTCGACCAGCCGCGCAACCTCGCGAAATCGGTCACTGTCGAGTAGTCCCGCGGCGTACTGCGCTACCGGCACGCCCGGTGATCCGGTACCGCAGCATGCCGCAGCTCGGCCGAAGGAGGTCGCGATGATCGTAGGCGTCGGCGTGGACGTGTGCCCGGTCGACCGGTTCGCCGAGTCGCTGCGGCGTACGCCGCGGCTGATCGACAAGCTGTTCACCCCGGCCGAGCAGCTCTCGCCGTCCGGGCAGCGGCGGCACGCCGCCTCGCTGGCCGCGCGGTTCGCCGCGAAGGAGGCGCTCGCGAAGGCGCTCGGCGCGCCCGGCAACCTGATGTGGCACGACGCCGAGATCGAGGTGGCCGAGCACGGCCGGCCGCGCATCGCGACGCGCGGCACCGTGCGCGCCCGCGCCGACGAGCTGGGCGTGCGCGGCTGGCAGGTGTCGCTGTCGCACGACGGCGGCATCGCGGTGGCCATGGTGGTCGCGCTGTCGGTCGACGTACCGTCGTAACCGGCGGCAGCCGCGAGCGAGGAGGCGCAGGCCGAGATGATCGGGCTCTACACGACCCAGCAGGTCCGGGACGCGGAGGCCGCGCTGATGCGCGACGTCCCCGAGGGCTCGCTGATGGAGAAGGCGGCGTACGGTCTCGCGCAGCACGTGCTGCGGCTGCTGCGCGCGGACGGGTTGTCGGCGTACGGCGCCCGCGTGGCGCTGCTGGTCGGCCCCGGCGGCAACGGCGGCGACGCGCTGCACGCCGGGCGGTTCCTGCGGGCGCGCGGCGTCGCGGTGACCGCGCTGCCGGTCGCCGACGGCACGTACCCGGGCGCGATGGCGGCCTTCGCGCGGACCGGTGGTGACGTGCTGAGCCTCACCGACGTCCCCGCCGCGGCCGACCTGGTCGG
The nucleotide sequence above comes from Cumulibacter manganitolerans. Encoded proteins:
- the kynA gene encoding tryptophan 2,3-dioxygenase, yielding MPGEDAMADRSIRRLEDSIERDLSGLSYGGYLALDELLGAQRPLTDHHDEMLFIIQHQTSELWMKLAIHELRAAIRFVAADDLGPALKCLARVKHIQQQLTSQWSVLATLTPPEYAKFRGALGKASGFQSVQYRLLEFLLGNKNAAMIEVFRHDPAAQATLQAALDAPSLYDEFLRHLARRGYPVPAEVVERDWAEPYVEHPGVVDVLAQVYTDPGAHWAVYETCEELVDVEDSFQMWRFRHLKTVERIIGHKAGTGGSSGVSFLRRALDLTFFPELYTVRTEI
- the glmS gene encoding glutamine--fructose-6-phosphate transaminase (isomerizing), which gives rise to MCGIVGYVGNRQAQDVVMEGLRRLEYRGYDSAGIAVVSGGALHVRKKSGKLANLTALLGDEPLPEATSGMGHTRWATHGPPNDRNAHPHVSYVGKVAVVHNGIIENFAALRAGLEERGIEMGSDTDTEVVAHLVQDAFETVPADSASRLREAVRAVCNQLEGAFTLVICHADEPDTVIGARRNSPLVAGLGDGEYFLGSDVSAFIAHTREAIELGQDQICEINRDRGVTVVGFDGVEAQLSHYTIDWDDAAAEKGGYDWFMLKEIAEQPAVVADTLRGRLTESGQIVLDEVRLSDQDFRDVTKIFIIACGTSSYAGMIAKYAIEHWTRIPCEVELASEFRYRDPVLDRSTLVIAISQSGETMDTLMALRHAKAQHARILAICNTIGSTIPRESDAVLYTRAGVEIAVASTKAFLAQIVACYLIALHLASVRGTKWGDEVAVVVDQLRSMPEAVDRVLDTMEPVRELARAELADQSQVLFLGRHVGFPVALEGALKLKELAYMHAEGFAAGELKHGPIALISDGTPVIVVCPSPRGRDSLHGKVISNIQEVRARGAKTIVIAEEGDEEVTPFADHVIRVPSCPTLLAPLVTAVPLQVLACEVAAAKGLDVDQPRNLAKSVTVE
- a CDS encoding holo-ACP synthase; this encodes MIVGVGVDVCPVDRFAESLRRTPRLIDKLFTPAEQLSPSGQRRHAASLAARFAAKEALAKALGAPGNLMWHDAEIEVAEHGRPRIATRGTVRARADELGVRGWQVSLSHDGGIAVAMVVALSVDVPS